The Diceros bicornis minor isolate mBicDic1 chromosome 8, mDicBic1.mat.cur, whole genome shotgun sequence genomic interval GCAACCAACCAGTCTATACTTCCAAAAAGCACAGCCATTTTCTCTGTGGGTAAAGGCTTATAAAGTAGGATCCTGGGAATCCATCCATGattcaaagaaggaaggaaagagaagaggggaGGCAGCCAATGACTGATGTCTCTCTCTCCCTAGTGCACACGTCTGATGGAGACAAAGGGACTGGAGCTTTAGATTCTAttgttagcttgtcttttcaaAGGTTGTAGATGATAGAAATGGAGAACTACTTAAAGATTCCTAATTTTTAGGATTTTGAGAGGAAAGACCAGAGCCACGTAGTCAGTTTGACATGAAGAGAAGATTTTGTTCAGAGGGAGATTATCAGAAAAAGTGCAATTTGGGAAAAGGCAGGGGACAGTGGGCAGGTGGAAAATGAGAGAAGCACAGAGCTGAGTCCATCTGCCACCAGGGAGCCCAAAGGGGCGTGTCCTTGAGCTGCAAGAGAGTCGAGTCCATGGATCGTAGCCGGGATCGGGCCAGTGAtgggaaagacaaaaaaggagcAGTTTAGTCCAGGTCGCGCTGGCTGTGATGACTCTGGCTGTAGCCTCCGTGGGACTGTATCGTGGAACACGTGGTCAGCTGCCTTATCCTGACGTCCTTTAATACTTGAGTAGCTAATCCTGGCAAGGACTCCTCTCCCCTGTCTTCCGCCTCCTGCTGCTGCCCACTGGGCTGCACCGTGGTTAggttcctgggtctccagttgAAGGCAATGGAGTAGAAAACGCACAGATCCTTCTCAGTCCCGCCTTTCTCTCCCTGGCATTCTTCGGCCtgtgtttcctcatttgcaaaatggtgaCAACAGACCTAACTCCCAGGGTTGGGGAAAGGGTCATGCACAGAGACAAGTGTCAATGAATGTTCGAGAACTCTGAATTGAACTCTGAACTCTGCATGAAGGTGTTTCCAGTAACCAGTGCCCTCCCTGCCCCACGTGTTTCCTTTTTGCCAAAAATTGTGCCTCTACTAACTTTGAGTAtctaagaaagaaagagcaaactaatTCCTGTTAAAATATGATTCACTGTGTTCTCTCCTTTCTACACTTTCTTTTGCAGATGGTAACAAAAAATAATCCAGATGGGGTGCAGGTGCTGTAAAATGATACAAAGGTAAAGTTGAAAAACACCTCATCCGGGTGGAGGAATTCCTGGGGCACTTTTAAAGACCCTGCATGGATTCAGTGCCTGTATCCAGCGTGGGGCGTGACCAGCGCTGCCAGGAAATTAAGCATCCGGAACTGCTTTGATATCGTTTAAGGGGACATGTGGCCtaggttttttaacttttttggctCACTGCTCAAGGCATATTGGGAACACAATCATGCTCTGAGACTGAATTTTGTTTGGGTTGAATTTACATTTCTCCAGAGAGCTTCAACGCAAAGAAAAGCTTGGGTTTCAGAGGATGCCTGGAATGGCGTCACTGAAAAGAAATCTCCCAGgcacatatgtatttttaattttgtccaGATTCTATTTCATAAAAATTGGGTTAAGATGAATAGAATTCTACATAAAATAAAGCGAAAAAATTacctgattttgtttccttaacAAATAAAACTCTTTATTATTCTAGTTCTGTTCCATATCTGTATGCCTATATTgatttgtgcacacacacacacacacacacacacacacacacgttttacTCCACTGTAATCATAATGTGATGTTAGGCTTTATTCAAAAAACATTCattataataaacatttgttataaGTATCTTTCATGCCAGTCCAGActtcatatttatcattttaatgactgtataatattccactgaGGGTGTACCATCAGTACTTCACCACTTATTTCCCtgttattggatttttttttaatttttaaattccatgAGCCAGTTTGTACTTTACCTTCTTCCCACCCTCTTTTggatctcttcttctttttttttttttttttgtgagtaagatcagccctgagctaacatctgccaatcctcctctttttgctgaggaagattggccctgggctaacatccgtgcccatcttcctctactttatatgggacaccaccacagcatggcttgacaagcggtgcaaaggcaaaccccgggccaccgcagtggagcacgcgcacttaaccgctagcgccaccgggccggccccctggatcTCTTCTTAAGATCTATTTCCAGTGGTAGAACATTTTTATACCAACTAGATCTATTTGATTTAGACACACATATAGGCTTAAAAGAGTAACTGATCACAGAAATTAACAGAAATAGTAGAAAGAAGCAGAGCCTGCAGTGGAAAGTATTAATAATGAAATTTAGTTACTAATAAcattattaataaagttaattaatAATTAACCTAACTGGTCTTCATTATTCTCACCCCCAGCTATTTCTTTGATCCAGTCCAAGTGTCCTCCCCTGGCTATGTCAACGAAGTGAACAGCTGCAAGTCAGATGAAGATGACACTGTTAAATTAAAAGGCAAGCAGAGCAACGAAGTCCTGGTGCAGAGAAATGACCTTCAGAGTGAGGGCTTGAAGAGGACCGCGAGCAGAAGCAGAGCGGCTGGTCCGCAGGAGCCCTGCTGGCCTCACCCGGGACTGCTCCCTCAGGAGGACACGGGAGGGGGACCCCGTGCCGAGAAGACTGGCAGTGCCATCAATGGCATCGGCCTCGCCGCTGCTCTGCAGCCCACTGGGGATCCTGGGCCCCACCAGGGTGacaggggctcctgggccagtaCCTCGAACAACGTTCACCCGACTCAACCCTTCCTTGAAGAAGAGGGCACCAGGGAACAGGACTGTGTGCTGCCAGCCTCAGAAGAGACCAGAGTCATCCAAAACGGAGACTCCAGAGCTCCTTCCCAGGCAGAACACGGTGCCTTGGGAGTACAAGACCATGTCCTCCAGCTACCAGCCCCGGATTACCCTCAGCTTTGGGACTCAGCTGTAGACAACGTTGATCATGGAAAAAACGATTGTCTTTTCAAGAGCCATACCACGGAGGAGCCCCTGGAGGGAATTCACCCCAGCGGTGGGGAGCATGGTTTGAATACGCCCTTCTCCAGGAAGAGAAGCTGGGATTCATTAAACGAGGCCGTGGCGACAGAAGTTCTAAGTGTGTACTTTAAAGAAGAGGATCCTGCTCAGGGCGTGCCTGTGGTTGATTTGAGAAACGGGTGggaggatgcccatggctccacTGGAGACAGGAGTAGAGAGATGGCAGACGAGGACGCGGCGGTGGCAGAAGCCCTGGCGGCTTTAGAAGCTGCGACTGCAGGAGAAGATGAGGATGAAGCGGATTAGGGGAGGGGATTTGTACAGGCAAATAAGCTAGTGTCCTGTGGCCACGTGGAGTGTTGCTCCTTAGATGCAGCGCTGATACTCTGCAGCCTGCACTGGTGCAGTCGTATGGTTGTTTACATCCAGCCTCTGTTCGGATGCTTGGGAGCGCCTGTGCCATGCCACCTGTTAGATATGGAGAACATCACTGTGTAGACGGGCTGTCACTCAGGACAACAGAAGAAAAGCCAGAGTGGGCCATTGTGCCGGTGTCCACAGCACATGCCGAAATCAAACAGCCTGCTCGCCAACCCGCAAAGCTCCCCCAGCGCATCTGTACCACCTGGAGAATGTGCTGAAGTCGCAAGGGCGCAGACTCACAGAACATTCTGTTTGACTGtaaattctttattttgcttttgagaGCCAAACGTTGTGCCCAACCTGGAAAAGGTAACTACCCCCATTTAAAGTGCCTAATGTGTCCCACTAAGAGCATGGCTTACCTTCAGGGACAATCACCCAGGGAACTAATAACTAACCACTTGTTTGACAGAGTGAAGCTCAGCGGCTTTCAGGGTGGAGCAGAAGCCACCAGTAAACAAATGGTTAGTCATTAGCTGTGACACTGACCCCTTGACCTTAACTTTTTtacattattactttttaatctcCTCTGGGTTTGGGGAGGCCTGTCAAAATAATTCGTAAAACTGCTTGTGTCATATTTGGGTCTTAAATTCATGAGATTTGGAACAGCAAAGCGATATGTGGAGTATTTTATGCCATTTAATGTCTGATTCTGATTAAAATATAACAGTatatatgtctgtctgtctgtcttaacTCAAAGGTGGTTCTAATTCTCCCAGACTGAGTGTCTGCAACCCTTGACGTTTCTTTCGATTTAAAGAGCTAGACTCTTAGATGACAGTTGAGGAGGAGGCCAAGTCGGTTTCCCGAGAATGGCTTTGGCTCTCTGCCCCTGGAGTTCAGACTCTTGACACCGTGTCTACTGGGCTGATCTCACCTTAGGATGAACAGCCCTCTCTGGGTTTCAGCCTTCTCATATATAAAACAAGGACAGTCATTCTGACATCACTTTTGGAGAATTTAGAGGATGGTCAAgactacagtcatgcattgcttagtgacggggatatattctgagaaatgtgtcattaggtgactTTGTCgttatgcaaacatcatagagtgtacttacacaaacctagatggtacagcttcctacacacctaggctacatggtactaatctcatgggaccactgttgtatgtgCGGTCTGTTACTGACCAAAACTCATTATACAGCGCATGACTGtatctagaaaaatataaacatggaTGATGCTTTAGTATGATGTTTCATAACACAGGCTCTGAAATCGGACTGACCTTGGTTTGATTTCCAGCTTTGCCATGTCACCTTTGGCAAGTAATTTATCCCTTCTACTTGCCTTTCTGTtaagtgagaataataatagtatgtacttgtaaagattaaatgagattatgcaaatgtttagcacagtgcctggtacacaataggcattcaataaaatAGTGTCTTATTGGTTAAGAacaaatcctttaaaaatttttttacatcCTCACAACTGAAAACTCCAATATTGTGGAGTATTTATAATGTCATCACTGCATTTTGGTAATTATACAACATAAAATGTGATTTCTGAGCCTTCCAGCATCTTTAAAGTTGCCACCTTATAGATGCTTAACAGATATACATTATCCTGGGTTTGTGTGGTGGCAAGCCATTTCTACATACATGGTCACTCAGAGCCCTTAAAAGATGAACTGCTGGCATTATTAATTGCATTGTGTTTGCTATTGTATTTAGTACAGCAAATGCTTAATATTTCACAGTGATTCCTTCAGCAATTTCTCAAGTGTATCTGTTGGGATTAGGTCCAGCTACACGTGTTAAATGGCTTATAAAAATAGAGACTTATTTACCTCTTATGTAAAGGAAGTCTTGAGGTGGCAGTACAAGCACAGGCATGTTCCATGGTATCAGTAACCCATGCCCCTTCTATCACCTTGGCTTCCTTCTCAAGATCACTCTGTGGTCCAAAATGGCTACTGGGGCTCCAGTCATTACATTTGCTTTCCATGCAGGAAAAAGGATAAAGGGTCAGAAGATCTCACTCCCTCTCTATTAAGGACCTCCtggaagtatatatatatatatatatatatatatatatatatatatatatatataattcaaccCTTCCACTTATACCTCATTGGTCAACATCTGGTCACTAGGTCATATCTAGCTGCAAGAAAGGCTAGAAAAACTTATCTTTTATGTGAGTGCATGGCTTTCCCAAATAAATTCAGGATTCAGTTACTGAGGAGAATGGACGTTGAGTTTTCAGATGGTCAGCTTAACAATCTCTGCCACATCAGGTCCTCAAAACACAAAAGCCTAGGATCGAGCCAGTTTGCAAGAGGTTGAAAGATTGTATTTACATTTAGTATGACACAGGAGGGGTTTAAACCTTTGCTCCAGGGGAAAGAGGACGGGACGGCTACAGCCATCCCAACTTCCTGCTGGTATCTCCAAAACAGAAGGATGGAAGAGGAACTTCAGACAAGAAACGGGTCCAGTGAGGTATTAGTGCAGACAGGTCTCTTTCCCTTGCTCAGAAACACACTTCTGCATTTATAtgcataattttacattttaggaCTGCTGCGGATATTTCACTGTGATTAACAACTCGCTTAAGTTTTAAAGATTCTTTTTGTGAAATAACTGCTTCAAAAAGGTTAATAGATGACTAAGAATttcaagtgttttttttaaaagcaatccTGGCCCCTTTTGTTTTTACCCCAATATCCAGGGTCCACCAAAGGACATTGGAGGAAAGTCAGAATGTTCAGGTTAAAAAGAAACTCCGGGTTTTAGCTTTATCCACCAGGTTGTCTAGCAGCTGTCTGAGCATCCTACTCTATATGTAGTGTCttctctctgcagcctggtgccACCCCTTATCAGaagagtaggggccggccccgtggcgtagtggttaagtgcctgagctcccctgctggcggcccccggctcagatcccaggcgcgtaccgacgcactgcttgtcaggccatgctgtggcagcgtcccacataaagtggaggagggttggcatggatgttagctcagagccggtcttcctcagcaaaaagaggaggattggcatggatgtcagctcagggctgatcttcctgacaaaaaaaaaaaaaaaagaagaagagtgaTGCTGCCAGTAGTGAGCCTTTTCAAACATTCTGGACAATTTGACAGCGCAGACGCACTCTGAATTAAGGCCCTGGCTGTGATCAGGAGTGGATGTTACAGTTCACAATCTTAGCAAATTGCGTCATGTGGATATCTACCATGTTAAATCTTAATTTTGATTTAAGATTATTTCTGTATTACATGGAGGTTTCTTGAGCTCTGTGAAATGAAAAGTTACATTTCACTTTTTACTGGGGGCAGTTGAACTCGcatataaatatgaaattaagTGTTTTTCCCTGGTTTCCAAGGCGGGTAGTAGCAAATTGTTATAACCGTCGAACCAGATGCCCAAAAGAATCAAGAGAATTTGAGGTTTCTTAGCACACGCCCATTTGTCCGTACTCAACAGTTGGCTCTTTGCCATGTCCCTCTTTCTACCTCCCTGTGCCTCTGACCCAAAAGGTAAGATTCTCTGTTCTCTTCCTAACTCTCCCATTAGTATCTGCAAGCGGGAGGCCCTAAGAAGAATGAAGGAGACACCAAGTGCAAGTATGTGAGCAACGATCTGCTGACTTCTTTAGTTGTATCATCTGTGTGCAGATACAGGAATGAGACCTCCCGTCTTGGATTTGGACTTTGTCCTTTACCAGGGGGACTCCTATTTGCATGAGTCTGTATGGTGAAAATatggaaattctgtttatttttttttcctctagattAAACCTCATTCATTGTAAAATCCTCTATTTTGGAACTGGGGATAATTAAACAGAGATAAGCTGACCTTTGTTTTTTATGGTAGACGCTTTCCCTGTTAATTTATGCAAAAAAAATGTGTTGCTCATTTATTTACTACCTTTGTAAGTTTCTCCAATGTATCAGGTTATAGGTGACATGTCTAAACGGTCTGACTTTTGAAGCACCCTCGGCCACTTTGAGAAACAACATTTTAGGCAAACCTGCTAAATAGGCTGATTACAGACGATTCTTACCTGCACGTTGAAGTCAGTCACTGGGAGTCAATTATTAGCAACTTTTTTCCACAACTAAAGCGACTATAATAACAAGTGCCTTTTGCCCAGGTCTAGGATAGTATAGGGCACAAGGGGGGGACTCTGCATTATTTGTTAAAGGATGAAAGCTTTTCACAGTATAGTTGAGGAGACATTGTGCAGCTAACTAAGGTTCTGAATGCTAATTATGAGATTGCGTTGGGATAAAGGTATAAATATAGGGCTGTGGAGGTACAAGTCTATGTgaattggagagaaaaaaattatttatttttcctgctcTTCACTCAAGACGGCCCCGCTCTGTTTGAACAATGAGGCTTTCGGTGGTCTGTGGAAAGGTGGACAGAATAGAATGTGAGCAGCTGGTGAAGGTTTGGTCTCTATAATGAGGCCACGTTACCCTGAGGACCTTAATCCCAAATTGAGACAAAAACCATAAGAAAACCAATGTTTGAGGCCAAGCAGTGGGGAACTTGGCTGACCACATTTTTTAGTAATCTTGAATTCAATCTTTCAAGtcctgggagagaaggaaggatgtGTATTTGTGTAATGAGACTCGGATGTCAGTGTTCTCTTGGCTCCTAGTGATGTAAATAGTGCATGAGGATTGCCTCTATAGTGGCACCTGCAGCCATGTGTCATGACCTCCAGGTCTTCAGAGGTTCAGACCACACGGAACGCGCCGGGCACTTTACACACATGCGCCTCTTAAATCCCATAAACCTGGATGGAATCAGCCTGTGCCTCTTGCTGGCTATATAGCCTTGGGTTTAGTTTCTTGACTTTGCTGAGccttagtttgctcatctgtaaaatggggatcattcCTACCTCCCAAAGTTGAAAGCTGATGTTCTCAAATTTCACTGTGCTTGTTTATAAAAAATCAGTTCTCTGGCCTCACCTCTCAGAGATTCGGATTCTGTAGGTTCTGGGTGAGGTCCTGGCATCTGCATATTGATGTGGGTAATTCTCCCGGCATACTTGGAGAAACACTAAGATTCTAGTAGGAATCAACACATCGTTTTGATCTTGCACGAGTTATCAATACAAAATTTTGCACTCCTCTCCCTAATAGAAGCATTTTTACAACTAAATGTACTGTCCTCTTGTACTGTCATATACTTGATAGAAAATATTAAGATGAGATAACAAATATCAATCagagttttaatattttcttcccacACCTCTGGGTTATGTGAAACctactttgaaaaccactgatttagAAGCTCAAATGAACTATCtataagagctctttataaaTAGACAATATTAATATGTTTTACAACATATCCGGCATTCATATGTGTGTGAGCCATACACTTAGAATATGAGGGAACATGAAAATGCACACCTGATACCACTCATCTGCCCCTTGGAGCCTGATTTTTAGGAGACTTCTGTATTTTCTGCTCTTAGGCATTTTGGAATAGTTAATATAAAACTAGGGTAAAATAGACCTAGAGATTAGAAGGTAGACAAAGAATTTCACTCATCTCTCTTATCAAAACCACACATTCCAGACTAACATGAGGGAGACAGTTGAGACAGGCTGATTAGAATATTTGTTTAATCGAGATCTTGCTATTTTGAAAGCAAAACCATAAAATTTTCTCTTGACATCAGTTaccaaccttaaaaaaaaatctcacaaaaaatttcatttccaggtcCTAGTCCTCCTTTTCCATTCTCCAAAATAGTCCTAAAGCTGTGGAGAATGGCACATGTAAATCTTGGTATGCTCATATAAACAAGGAAGATTTCACAGGCCAAGGAGGGCTGAGGGTCTCTTCTCATTAGCTAATATGCCCTTCTC includes:
- the C8H4orf19 gene encoding uncharacterized protein C4orf19 homolog, with amino-acid sequence MGCRCCKMIQSYFFDPVQVSSPGYVNEVNSCKSDEDDTVKLKGKQSNEVLVQRNDLQSEGLKRTASRSRAAGPQEPCWPHPGLLPQEDTGGGPRAEKTGSAINGIGLAAALQPTGDPGPHQGDRGSWASTSNNVHPTQPFLEEEGTREQDCVLPASEETRVIQNGDSRAPSQAEHGALGVQDHVLQLPAPDYPQLWDSAVDNVDHGKNDCLFKSHTTEEPLEGIHPSGGEHGLNTPFSRKRSWDSLNEAVATEVLSVYFKEEDPAQGVPVVDLRNGWEDAHGSTGDRSREMADEDAAVAEALAALEAATAGEDEDEAD